CATGTGCTCAAACGGGCTCTGGGCCTCGATCAGCACCTGGTGCTGGATTTCCTCGACGGCGAATTGCGCATCGATGAAAGCTTCGTGCTGCTCAGCGACGGAATCTGGGCCGTACTCGGTGACACGGCGATTGCCGCGATCCTGCGTGACCAACCGGATCTGCACAGTGCCGCGCAGACGCTGGTGAACGCCGCGCATCTGGCCGGCAGCCAGGACAACGCCAGCGCCTTGCTGGTGCGGGTCGATGCCCTCGGTGAAACCAGCATTGGCGATGCGTTGATTCATTTGCAGCAATGGCCGCTGCCGCCGGCATTGAAACCGGGTCAGGATTTCGAAGGCTGGCAGGTCGAAGGGGTCCTTGGGCAGAGCCAGCAATCGCTGCTTTATCGGGTGCGCGACAGTCAACAGCAATCCTGGCTATTGAAAACCCTGCCCGGCCAACTGCGCGACGATCATCAGGCCGGACAAGCGCTGCTCTCGGAAGAATGGTTCCTCAAGCGTGTGGCCGGGCGACACTTCCCTGAAGTACACGCTGTCAGCCAGCGTCAGCATTTGTACTACGTGATGCGCGAATATTCCGGGACGACCCTGGCGCAGCTCCACGAACAAGTCGGACCGCTGTCGATGGCTCAGTGGCATGACCTGGCCGAACGCCTGCTGCGAGCGGTCGGCATGCTGCATCGACGGCAGATTCTGCATCGCGACATCAAGCCGGAAAACTTGCTGTTGGGCGATGACGGCGAACTGCGCCTGCTGGATTTCGGTCTCGCCTATTGCCCGGGGCTGTCTGAAGATCAGGTTTCTACGTTGCCTGGAACACCCTCCTACATCGCCCCGGAAGCTTTTCGCGGCGAAGTGCCGACGCCGCAACAGGATCTATATGCGGTCGGTGTGACCTTGTATTTCCTTCTAACCGGTCATTTTCCCTACGGAGAAATCGAAGCTTTCCAGCGTCCACGGTTCGGCGTTCCTGTCAGCGCCAGTCGCTATCGTCCCGACTTGCCTGAATGGCTTGCGCAAAGTCTGGAACGCGCGGTGGCGGCGGACCCGGGACAGCGCTTTGAAACGGCGGAAGAATGGTTGTTGTCGATGGAGCAGGGAGAACGACGCAGCTTGAGCGTGCGGCCCAGACCGTTGCTGGAGCGCGAACCACTGAAGGTCTGGCGGACATTGGCGCTGGTGTCGTTGGCGGTGAATCTGCTGCTGTTGTTTTTGCTGCTTCACTGATTTTTTATCGGCCTCGCCACAGTTCTGCTGTGCGCCAACACCGGGCGTCCCGCCTCGAATCGGTGCGGGAACATAAAATCTGCTCCTGAGTAACCACCAAAAACCCACGAAACCCGTCCTCTGAGCGACTTGGCACAACCACTGCATTACCTTTTCCACCACACATAAAGTGCAGCCCTCAAAGACGACGGCTGCACTTCCCGAGAGAACGGGACCGGACAAAGGCGTCCTCGCTAGGCAACTAGCGGGACGCCTTTTTTTGTTTGCGCAAAATCGTTGAGCAAGACCCGCAAGCCTGATGAGGCGGGTCTGAGTTCCCCGGAGAACCTGATGAAAAAACTAAAACTGGTGATGATCGGCAACGGCATGGCCGGGGTACGTACCCTGGAAGAACTGCTGAAACTGAGCAACGAGCTGTACGACATCACGGTCTTCGGCGCCGAACCCCATGCCAACTACAACCGTATCCTGCTGTCGCCGGTGTTGGCCGGCGAACAGACCTTCGATGAGATCGTGCTCAACGATCTGAACTGGTACCTGGAAAACAACGTCAAGCTGCTGCTTAACCGCAAAGTCGTCGAGATCGACCGAGTCAAACGCCGGGTCATCGCCGAAGACGGCACCGTGGCCGAATATGATCGCTTGCTGATTGCCACCGGTTCGAGCCCGTTCATCCTGCCGATTCCCGGCAATAAACTGCGGGGCGTGGTCGGCTACCGTGATATCGCCGACACCCAAGCCATGATCGACAGCGCCAAAACCCACAAGCATGCCGTAGTGATCGGAGGTGGCCTGCTCGGCCTGGAAGCCGCCAATGGCCTGATGCTGCGGGGCATGCACGTCACCGTGGTGCACAACGGCGAATGGCTCTTGGAGCGGCAACTGGATAAAACCAGCGGCCAACTGCTGCAAACCGCCCTGGAGAGTCGCGGCCTGCACTTTCGCCTCTGCGAACAAACCCAGGCCTTGCACGATGCCGGCAATGGCCGGGTGGGTTCGATCGAGTTCAAGAACGGCGACATCCTCCCCGCCGACCTGGTGGTGATGGCGGCGGGCATCCGCCCCAACATCGAACTTGCGGAAAAATCCGGCATCCCGTGCAGCCGCGGGATTCTGGTCAACGACACGATGCAAACCTTCGACCCGCGGGTCTACGCCATCGGCGAATGCGCCAGTCATCGTGGCATTGCCTACGGCCTGGTGGCACCGTTGTTCGAACAGGCCAAAGTCTGCGCCAACCACCTCGCCCAACTCGGCTTCGCCACCTACAAGGGTTCAGTGACTTCGACCAAATTGAAAGTCACCGGCATCGACCTGTTTTCTGCCGGCGACTTCATGGGCGGCGAAGGCACCGAAACCATCACCCTTTCCGACCCCATCGGCAGGATCTACAAAAAACTGGTGATCAAGGACGACGTGCTGGTCGGCGCCTGCCTCTACGGCGATACGGCGGATGGTGGTTGGTATTTCAACCAGATTCGTGAGCACCAAAGCATTGACGAGATTCGCGACCACCTGATGTTCGGCCAATCCTTTGCCCTGGAACAGGCCTTGGGTGATGCCGGACTTGCGCGGGAAGTCGCCTGATGAACCGCCAGATCACCGCTTCCACCTGTTGCTACTGCGGGGTCGGCTGCGGCGTGCTGATCGAGCATGACGGCGAGCGAATTCACGGCGTCAGCGGCGATCCGGCCCACCCGGCCAACTTCGGCAAACTGTGCAGCAAGGGCTCGACCCTGCACCTGACCGGCGACCTGACGGCCCGGGCGTTGTACCCCGAATTACGGCTGGGCAAAGGCCTCGCGCGGGGTCGCACCGATTGGGACACGGCCCTCGATCACGCCACCCGCGTTTTCGCGCAAACCATCGCCGACCACGGCCCGGACAGCGTCGCCTTCTACATCTCCGGGCAACTGCTCACCGAGGATTACTACGTTTTCAACAAACTGGCGCGCGCGCTGGTCGGCACCAACAACATCGACAGCAATTCACGGCTGTGCATGTCGTCGGCGGTGGTGGGCTACAAGCGCAGCCTCGGCGCCGACGCGCCACCCTGCAGCTATGAAGACCTGGAATTGAGCGACTGCGTGATGATCGTCGGCAGCAACATGGCCTACGCGCACCCGGTCCTTTTTCGTCGCTTGGAAGAAGCCAAATCCCGTCGCCCGCAGATGAAAATCATCGTGATCGACCCGCGTCGTTCCGACACCTGCGATTTGGCTGACCTGCACCTGTCGATCATTCCGGGCACCGACGTCGCGTTATTCCATGGGATTTTGCACCTGCTGCTGTGGGAAGACTGGGTCGACCGCAAGTTCATCGAGGCACACACCGAAGGCCTTACCGAGCTCAAACACCTGGTGCACGATTACACGCCGCAAATGGTTGCGCAGCTGTGTGGCATCAGTGTCGAACAGCTTCAGCAATGTGCAAAATGGGTTGGCACGTCACCGAGTTTCCTGTCGTTGTGGTGCATGGGACTGAATCAGTCCACGGCCGGCAGTGCCAAAAACAGCGCACTGATCAATTTGCACCTGGCCACCGGGCAAATCGGCCGCCCCGGCGCAGGACCTTTCTCGCTGACCGGTCAGCCAAATGCCATGGGAGGTCGGGAAACCGGCAGCTTGTCGAACCTTTTACCCGGCCATCGCGAGGCCGCCAACGCCGAACACCGCGCTGAAGTAGCGTCTTATTGGGGTGTCGAACAACTGCCGGCGAACACCGGGCTCACTGCGATTGAGCTGTTCGAGCAGGTGCGCAACGGCACAATCAAGGCGCTGTGGATCGCTTGCACCAACCCGGCGCAGTCGATGCCGGATCAAACCTCCGTACGTGCCGCACTGGAGGCCTGCCCGTTCGTGGTGTTGCAAGAAGCCTTTCGCACCACCGAAACCGCTGCCTTTGCCGACCTGCTGCTGCCGGCTGCCAGTTGGGGCGAAAAGGACGGCATGGTAACCAACTCCGAACGGCGCATTTCCCACGTCCGCAAGGCCATCGTCGCACCGGGTGATGCGCGACCGGACTGGGAGATCACCGTCGATTTCGCACAACGATTGGAAAATCATCTACGGCCAGGGCAAACCAGTCTGTTTGCTTTTGAAACCCCGGCGCAGATCTTCGATGAATACAAGCAACTGACGCGCGGCCGAGACCTGGACTTGTCCGGCATCAGCCATGACCTGATCGACCGCCTCGGCCCGCAACAGTGGCCCTTCCCGACGGATGCCCGCGCAGGCACCGCGCGATTGTATGAAGACGGTATTTTCCCGACCGCCAGCGGTCGCGCGCAGTTCGTCGCCGATCCGTTTCGCGCCGCCAAGGAACAGCGGGATGCGCATTTCCCCCTCACCCTGATCACCGGCCGTTTGCGCGATCAATGGCACGGCATGAGTCGTACCGGCACCGCCGCGCAGCTATTCGGCCATGTCAGCGAAGCCGTATTGAGCCTGCACCCGGATGAACTGCGCCAGCATCACCTGCAACCGGGCGATCTGGTCAGCCTGGAAAGTCGGCGTGGTGCACTGATCGTTCCGGTCAGCAGCGACGATAACGTTCGCCCCGGTCAGGCGTTTTTACCGATGCATTGGGGTGACCGCTTTCTAAAAGGCGGGGTGAATAGCCTCACGCTTCCTGCCTTCGATCCACTGTCGAAGCAACCGGAACTCAAACACAGCGGCGTACGCCTGGAACCCGTGGACTTGCCGTGGAAGCTGTTTGCGCTCATCGAAGGCGATGTTCAACGGCATTTTGAGACGCTACGACCGCTGTGTGAGGCGTTTTGCTACATCAGCCTAAGCCTGGCAGGCCGGGAGCGCCCTGCGCTGCTTATACGCGCTGCCAGCGCCACAGCTCCCGAACCGAAATGGCTGCAAGAGATCGATCAATGTCTGGGGCTGAACGAAGGTCCGGTGCTGGCCTATGACGACCCCAAGCGCTCCATCGGCAAACGGGTTCGTATCGAGAACGGTCGAATCACCGCCCTTCGACTGGCTGGCGAAACCCTCGCCCAGCATTGGCTGCAAAGCCTGTGGCTCGAAGGTCGCGCCGACGAACAACTGCGACGCTGGCTGCTGGCGCCGCTGAGCGCACCGCCGGGCAATGCCGGAGCAGCAGCGGTCGGCAACAAAATCCTGTGTAACTGCAAGAACGTCAGCCAAGGCGCGGTGAGTGCCGGTATCGCTCGCGGACTGGACTTGCAGGGGCTGAAAAAAGAATTGGGCTGCGGTACGCAATGCGGCTCGTGTGTCCCGGAAATCAAGCGTTTGCTGGTCGCCACTGCGCGGCCGGTTGCCGTCGTCTCGTGAGGAAAACACTATGAACGCAAAAGTCTGGCTGGTGGGTGCAGGCCCCGGTGATCCGGAATTGCTGACGCTCAAGGCAGTGCGAGCGCTGAGAGAAGCGGATGTGGTGCTGATCGATGATCTGGTAAATGACGCGGTACTTGAGCATTGCTGCAACGCTCGGATCATCCCGGTCGGCAAACGTGGCGGCTGCCGTTCTACACCGCAAGCGTTCATTCATCGGCTGATGCTGCGGTATGCGCGCCACGGCAAATGTGTGGTGCGGCTCAAGGGTGGCGATCCGTGTATTTTCGGGCGCGGCGGTGAAGAAGCGCAGTGGTTGCGCGAGCGCGGGGTTGAGGTTGAATTGGTCAATGGCATCACCGCCGGGCTTGCTGGCGCAACCCAGTGCGATATCCCGCTGACCTTGCGCGGTGTGGCGCGCGGCGTGACGCTCGTCACTGCTCACACTCAGGACGGCAGCAGCCTGAATTGGCCAGCATTGGCTCAAGGCGGCACGACGCTAGTGATCTACATGGGAGTGGCCAAGCTCAGCGAAATTCGCGAACAGCTTCTGGCCGGTGGAATGACGGCGGATACGCCTGTGGCGATGATTGAAAACGCTTCCCTGCCCCATCAGCGGGAATGTCGGAGTGACCTGACGGGGATGGAGGAGGATGCCCACGCGTTCGGGCTCAAGAGCCCTGCCATCTTGGTCATCGGCGCGGTGGCGATGAGCGACAAGATCAAAAGATCGCAGCCTGCGGCAGCTCCTACAGAAATGCACGCGCGGCTCCTGTAGGATCTGCCGAAACTTCGTGGCAACGCCATTCACGCTGGAACACCAAATCGCAGACAAAGAAAAGCCCGGCCTAAGCCGGGCTTTTCTCAGAGCTGCGAGCTAATTACTTAGCTTGAGCTTCAACCTGCGCTTCTACGCGACGGTTTACAGCGCGGCCAGCGTCAGTTTTGTTGTCAGCAACTGGGCGGGATTCGCCGTAGCCAACAGACTGAACGCGGGACGATTCAACACCGTACTGGTTGGTCAGAACTTGCTTAACGGCGTTTGCACGACGCTCAGACAGTTTCTGGTTGTAAGCGTCAGGACCGACGGAGTCAGTGTGACCTTCAACAGTAGTGGTGGTGGATGGGTACTGCTTCATGAAGTCAGCCAGGTTTTTGATGTCGCCGTAGCTGTTAGGCTTGACTACCGACTTGTCGAAGTCGAACTTCACGTCCAGCTCAACACGAACAACTTCAGCAACTGCTGGGCAGCCGTCAGCGTCAACAGTTACGTTGGCTGGGGTGTCCGGGCACTTGTCAACGTTGTCGCAAACGCCATCGTTGTCGCTGTCGGAGCAGACTTCTGGAGCTGGTACTGGAGCAGGAGCAGGCTTGCTGCCGCCACCGAAGTTCACACCGATACCAACGCTAGGAGCCCACTCGGTGTTGCCCTGGTCGATGTTGTATTGAGCTTCAACGCCAGCACGGGCGTAGAAGTTCTCGGTGAAGTACAGCTTGGCACCGCCGCCAACATTGGCGAAGGTGGAACGGTTACGACCGTTCGAGCCGTTCTGGTCGATGCTCTGGTCGGAGAAACCGGCAGAGACGTAAGGACGAACCAGGTCACCTGGGTTGTTGAAGTGGTACAGAGCGTCCAGAGCGGTGTTAGCGCCTTTAACGTTCTGGCCATCATCGGTCACTGCGTTGTGTACTTCGTCGTACGACAGGCGCAGTTCAACATCGTCAGTCAGGAAGTAACCGATCGAACCACCCGGCAGGATGCCGTCGTTCTTGAAGTTACGGTCGCTATCGAAATATTGCTTCTTTGCGTAGCCTTCGATTTCAACTGCGCCTTGGCCCTGTGCCAGAGCGCCGAACGAAGTGGCGGCAATAAGAGAACCAATGGCCAAGCCCAAGGTGTTTTTCAGTTTCATCCGTTAAATCCCCATCTGGTGATTGTGAAGCAGTCCCGCAAACCGGGGGACAACTCGGCGGCAAGTCTATCAGAACTTGCCTACACGTAAGAGATATTTGCGCCGAACTAAGTTTCAGCAATGCCTGCAAATTTCTCACGCAATTTATCTAGAGCGCGTTTGTACCGCATTTTTGTTGCACTCAAACCCATGTGCATTATGTCTGCGATTTCCTGAAATTCCAGTTCTGCGACAAATCGTAGCACCAAAATTTCACGGTCAATCGGGTTCACATACACCAACCAGCGATCAAGTCCACCTTTCTCCTCGGGCTTCGGCGCCTTTTCTTCAGACGCTTCTTCGAGGGGGTCCAGACTTAAAGCATCCATCAAGCGACGCTTTCGCCGTTCCTTTCGATACTGTGTGATGCACTCGTTGTACGTGATGCTATATAGCCATGTCTTGAACTTCGATTTGCCCTCGAAGTTCTTCAGGCCATACAGCACCTTCAA
The Pseudomonas sp. MYb327 DNA segment above includes these coding regions:
- a CDS encoding bifunctional protein-serine/threonine kinase/phosphatase; this encodes MSLQLSFAEASATGPREENQDALRLVTPAPALAASKGYLFAIADGVSQCADGGLAARSTLQALALDYYATPETWGVAQALDRLLLAQNRWLQSNGGGQPLLTTVSALVMRGRRFTLAHVGDCRVYRWHAGQLQRISEDHVWDQPGMQHVLKRALGLDQHLVLDFLDGELRIDESFVLLSDGIWAVLGDTAIAAILRDQPDLHSAAQTLVNAAHLAGSQDNASALLVRVDALGETSIGDALIHLQQWPLPPALKPGQDFEGWQVEGVLGQSQQSLLYRVRDSQQQSWLLKTLPGQLRDDHQAGQALLSEEWFLKRVAGRHFPEVHAVSQRQHLYYVMREYSGTTLAQLHEQVGPLSMAQWHDLAERLLRAVGMLHRRQILHRDIKPENLLLGDDGELRLLDFGLAYCPGLSEDQVSTLPGTPSYIAPEAFRGEVPTPQQDLYAVGVTLYFLLTGHFPYGEIEAFQRPRFGVPVSASRYRPDLPEWLAQSLERAVAADPGQRFETAEEWLLSMEQGERRSLSVRPRPLLEREPLKVWRTLALVSLAVNLLLLFLLLH
- a CDS encoding molybdopterin-dependent oxidoreductase; amino-acid sequence: MNRQITASTCCYCGVGCGVLIEHDGERIHGVSGDPAHPANFGKLCSKGSTLHLTGDLTARALYPELRLGKGLARGRTDWDTALDHATRVFAQTIADHGPDSVAFYISGQLLTEDYYVFNKLARALVGTNNIDSNSRLCMSSAVVGYKRSLGADAPPCSYEDLELSDCVMIVGSNMAYAHPVLFRRLEEAKSRRPQMKIIVIDPRRSDTCDLADLHLSIIPGTDVALFHGILHLLLWEDWVDRKFIEAHTEGLTELKHLVHDYTPQMVAQLCGISVEQLQQCAKWVGTSPSFLSLWCMGLNQSTAGSAKNSALINLHLATGQIGRPGAGPFSLTGQPNAMGGRETGSLSNLLPGHREAANAEHRAEVASYWGVEQLPANTGLTAIELFEQVRNGTIKALWIACTNPAQSMPDQTSVRAALEACPFVVLQEAFRTTETAAFADLLLPAASWGEKDGMVTNSERRISHVRKAIVAPGDARPDWEITVDFAQRLENHLRPGQTSLFAFETPAQIFDEYKQLTRGRDLDLSGISHDLIDRLGPQQWPFPTDARAGTARLYEDGIFPTASGRAQFVADPFRAAKEQRDAHFPLTLITGRLRDQWHGMSRTGTAAQLFGHVSEAVLSLHPDELRQHHLQPGDLVSLESRRGALIVPVSSDDNVRPGQAFLPMHWGDRFLKGGVNSLTLPAFDPLSKQPELKHSGVRLEPVDLPWKLFALIEGDVQRHFETLRPLCEAFCYISLSLAGRERPALLIRAASATAPEPKWLQEIDQCLGLNEGPVLAYDDPKRSIGKRVRIENGRITALRLAGETLAQHWLQSLWLEGRADEQLRRWLLAPLSAPPGNAGAAAVGNKILCNCKNVSQGAVSAGIARGLDLQGLKKELGCGTQCGSCVPEIKRLLVATARPVAVVS
- the cobA gene encoding uroporphyrinogen-III C-methyltransferase, which translates into the protein MNAKVWLVGAGPGDPELLTLKAVRALREADVVLIDDLVNDAVLEHCCNARIIPVGKRGGCRSTPQAFIHRLMLRYARHGKCVVRLKGGDPCIFGRGGEEAQWLRERGVEVELVNGITAGLAGATQCDIPLTLRGVARGVTLVTAHTQDGSSLNWPALAQGGTTLVIYMGVAKLSEIREQLLAGGMTADTPVAMIENASLPHQRECRSDLTGMEEDAHAFGLKSPAILVIGAVAMSDKIKRSQPAAAPTEMHARLL
- a CDS encoding OmpA family protein, encoding MKLKNTLGLAIGSLIAATSFGALAQGQGAVEIEGYAKKQYFDSDRNFKNDGILPGGSIGYFLTDDVELRLSYDEVHNAVTDDGQNVKGANTALDALYHFNNPGDLVRPYVSAGFSDQSIDQNGSNGRNRSTFANVGGGAKLYFTENFYARAGVEAQYNIDQGNTEWAPSVGIGVNFGGGSKPAPAPVPAPEVCSDSDNDGVCDNVDKCPDTPANVTVDADGCPAVAEVVRVELDVKFDFDKSVVKPNSYGDIKNLADFMKQYPSTTTTVEGHTDSVGPDAYNQKLSERRANAVKQVLTNQYGVESSRVQSVGYGESRPVADNKTDAGRAVNRRVEAQVEAQAK
- the sigX gene encoding RNA polymerase sigma factor SigX, which gives rise to MNKAQSLSMRYDPRELSDEELVARSHTELFHVTRAYEELMRRYQRTLFNVCARYLGNDRDADDVCQEVMLKVLYGLKNFEGKSKFKTWLYSITYNECITQYRKERRKRRLMDALSLDPLEEASEEKAPKPEEKGGLDRWLVYVNPIDREILVLRFVAELEFQEIADIMHMGLSATKMRYKRALDKLREKFAGIAET